One Aureibacillus halotolerans genomic region harbors:
- a CDS encoding serine/threonine protein kinase, whose protein sequence is MKKRNKSKNKPNSGPPPADDTVLLTDEDEETLNEVHFGEPGDIIQGRYVIHRTLGQGGMGKVYLTEDVNQAGVLYAVKQSSLHPVHYRSFADEAKMLMRLDHENLPKMVDFFSDEKKQRAWLIMEYIEGQSLLERFEAANRKMEEEDIVRIALQLCHVLHYLHTATGEPIIYRDLKPGNIMINPEGLVKLIDFGIAREYKEGQNQDTVQIGTVGFAAPEQFEDKQSDVRTDLFSLGAVMYYLATGGKYVYANTGQTNLLTGFGSPEFVSIVNRLVRMNPKERYHSATAVQTDLNLLYGEQETTLLEGSHVSAFQKTAKLTKNMNVTSILFALLSTMVAFLTCFGMVQLLSSSTIRNSWMLAMLNSLEFDGQTQALMKELAAAWQFSLWDAMTLLHGGNMTFDVESDAFKEELQLGIPVLSLFFIHGLILFVIMRIAFLTLRKQGPVFFQQKWPYLLLSSVTYSILVSGYVWLSHPSWQYRDDDIVLYISATSPGLLFLVKCFLLFAIAGALGLKMHKDINWPLWVYALGRSSKRLGLGLCIVAVGLLVQYSLTSPTNLYQSTIVSWGELFERAGLDLWYVLMWPNFLFQALLYGIGAPLHVTGSGMVSWLGVEAPFSAHILGGVHSEASGPWISQTQALFQQTWLPYVLAFLFLSILFQMRQLPLRFIVRIVITLTITAMIGAWLTGINGYAGDTSFNFGVPILMSGLATFIVSIVFFSIMYGLKRVRQQAASQQNDSVSS, encoded by the coding sequence ATGAAAAAAAGGAACAAATCGAAGAATAAACCAAACTCAGGACCACCACCAGCCGATGATACGGTTCTCTTAACAGATGAAGATGAAGAAACGTTGAATGAAGTTCACTTTGGAGAACCTGGTGATATTATTCAAGGGCGTTACGTAATTCATCGGACTCTCGGACAAGGAGGCATGGGAAAGGTTTATTTAACGGAGGATGTAAATCAAGCTGGGGTCTTGTATGCTGTAAAGCAGTCGTCCCTCCACCCGGTCCATTACAGATCCTTCGCAGATGAAGCAAAAATGCTTATGCGTTTAGACCATGAAAACTTGCCTAAAATGGTCGACTTCTTTTCAGATGAAAAGAAACAACGTGCTTGGTTAATCATGGAGTATATTGAGGGGCAGTCATTGCTTGAAAGATTTGAAGCAGCGAATAGAAAAATGGAGGAAGAAGATATCGTCCGAATTGCTCTCCAGCTTTGTCATGTGCTCCACTACCTTCATACAGCTACAGGAGAACCAATCATCTACCGAGATCTAAAACCCGGAAACATTATGATTAATCCAGAAGGTCTTGTAAAATTAATCGACTTCGGCATTGCTAGAGAATATAAAGAAGGGCAAAATCAAGACACTGTACAAATTGGGACAGTAGGATTTGCTGCCCCTGAACAATTCGAGGACAAACAATCTGATGTACGTACGGACTTGTTCTCACTTGGTGCAGTGATGTATTACTTAGCAACTGGCGGAAAATATGTTTACGCCAATACTGGTCAAACAAACCTCCTTACCGGATTTGGGTCACCTGAGTTTGTCAGTATCGTCAACCGACTCGTAAGAATGAACCCTAAAGAACGGTATCATAGTGCCACCGCTGTTCAAACTGATCTCAACCTTCTTTATGGCGAACAGGAAACGACGCTACTAGAAGGCTCACATGTAAGCGCATTTCAAAAGACTGCAAAATTAACAAAAAACATGAATGTGACTAGTATTCTATTTGCTCTCCTTTCTACAATGGTAGCTTTTCTAACCTGTTTTGGAATGGTGCAACTATTATCATCATCGACAATACGAAATAGCTGGATGCTTGCGATGCTGAACAGTCTAGAATTTGATGGGCAAACGCAAGCGCTCATGAAAGAACTTGCAGCAGCCTGGCAATTTTCACTTTGGGACGCCATGACCCTACTCCATGGCGGCAATATGACGTTCGATGTGGAAAGCGATGCGTTTAAAGAAGAACTCCAGCTTGGCATACCTGTTCTTTCACTTTTCTTTATCCATGGTCTGATATTATTTGTCATCATGCGCATAGCATTTCTCACTTTGCGGAAACAAGGTCCCGTATTTTTTCAGCAAAAATGGCCTTATTTGCTGCTCTCTAGTGTGACCTATAGCATACTTGTCTCAGGTTATGTCTGGTTATCCCATCCTTCATGGCAATATCGGGATGACGACATTGTCCTTTATATTTCAGCTACAAGCCCTGGCTTACTCTTTCTTGTGAAATGCTTCCTTCTCTTTGCCATAGCAGGTGCGCTCGGCTTAAAAATGCACAAGGATATTAACTGGCCGTTATGGGTTTATGCCTTAGGGCGAAGCAGTAAACGCTTAGGTTTAGGTCTATGTATTGTGGCGGTTGGGTTACTTGTACAGTATTCCTTAACGTCCCCTACTAATCTCTATCAAAGCACCATCGTCTCATGGGGGGAGCTTTTCGAACGAGCAGGCTTAGATCTTTGGTACGTCCTGATGTGGCCAAACTTTTTGTTCCAAGCACTTCTATACGGCATTGGGGCGCCACTTCACGTCACAGGAAGCGGAATGGTTTCCTGGTTAGGCGTTGAGGCACCATTTTCGGCACATATACTAGGAGGCGTCCATTCAGAAGCCTCTGGTCCTTGGATCAGTCAAACGCAAGCCCTTTTCCAACAAACTTGGTTGCCTTACGTTCTCGCTTTTCTTTTCTTGTCCATTCTGTTTCAAATGCGACAATTGCCTTTACGGTTTATTGTTCGGATCGTCATCACATTAACGATAACAGCAATGATTGGCGCTTGGCTGACCGGAATCAATGGTTACGCTGGTGATACTTCCTTTAATTTCGGCGTCCCCATATTGATGTCTGGTCTCGCTACATTTATTGTTTCTATTGTCTTTTTCTCGATAATGTATGGATTAAAACGAGTCCGCCAACAAGCCGCCTCACAGCAAAACGATTCCGTCTCATCTTAA
- a CDS encoding DUF4385 domain-containing protein — translation MKEFDYELDYEYLDLRKQPELYTVGRGEQGVLMIQPYKKEILPHWRFKTPDIAKQSSKAIYEMFLAYKQDNDFVGMDMARKFLQMGYTRARRYTNHRGGKKYAKDGSVLPYDHDDEKAEAAAIFKATWEKAKKDKTYVEMKKRHRELYEKEDK, via the coding sequence TTGAAAGAGTTTGACTACGAATTAGATTATGAGTACCTTGATTTGCGAAAGCAGCCAGAACTGTATACGGTCGGTCGTGGAGAACAAGGCGTTTTAATGATTCAGCCTTACAAAAAGGAAATACTGCCTCATTGGCGCTTTAAAACGCCTGACATTGCGAAACAATCGTCAAAAGCCATTTATGAAATGTTTCTCGCCTACAAGCAAGACAACGATTTTGTTGGGATGGACATGGCGCGCAAGTTTTTGCAAATGGGATATACCCGTGCCAGGCGATACACCAACCATAGAGGCGGGAAGAAATACGCGAAGGATGGATCTGTGCTTCCGTACGATCACGACGATGAAAAGGCAGAAGCAGCGGCAATCTTCAAAGCGACATGGGAAAAGGCAAAGAAGGATAAAACGTATGTCGAAATGAAGAAAAGACACCGGGAGCTTTATGAGAAGGAAGATAAGTGA
- a CDS encoding glycerophosphodiester phosphodiesterase produces MAQPLIIAHRGASGTAPENTMAAFNRAIELGATAIELDIHLTKDGELAVIHDDTVDRTSNGSGLVGEMTINELQQLDAGSWFSDDFKEEKIPTLQEVFEAIPSTIMINVEIKNIPCYYNGIEQKVLDVLQQYKRIDSTVVSSFDHNSLQALASLNPDVRLGLLYAMNAVHHDRLVQTIDADIYSLHPMFIGISAAAAAAAEKTGLHVYPWTVNAEKDLQSWIDAGVSGIITNFPERMNALLKK; encoded by the coding sequence TTGGCACAACCATTAATCATTGCTCATAGAGGGGCATCTGGAACCGCACCAGAAAATACGATGGCCGCATTTAATAGAGCCATTGAGCTTGGGGCAACAGCCATTGAATTGGATATTCACTTAACGAAGGATGGTGAACTTGCCGTCATTCACGATGATACGGTCGACCGAACATCAAATGGCTCCGGACTGGTCGGAGAAATGACGATTAATGAACTTCAGCAGCTTGATGCAGGAAGCTGGTTTTCTGACGATTTCAAAGAAGAGAAAATTCCGACACTCCAAGAAGTATTTGAAGCCATTCCTTCCACGATCATGATCAATGTTGAAATTAAAAACATTCCTTGCTATTACAACGGCATTGAACAGAAGGTGCTTGACGTGTTGCAACAATACAAGCGCATCGATTCAACTGTAGTCTCCTCCTTTGATCACAATAGCTTGCAAGCCTTAGCTTCTTTAAATCCTGACGTTCGCCTTGGCCTCCTGTATGCGATGAACGCTGTCCATCACGACCGGCTGGTTCAAACAATTGATGCCGACATTTATTCACTTCATCCGATGTTCATAGGGATCTCTGCTGCCGCGGCAGCAGCAGCGGAAAAGACCGGATTGCACGTGTATCCTTGGACTGTAAACGCAGAAAAAGACCTTCAGTCGTGGATTGATGCAGGCGTTTCAGGCATTATCACAAACTTTCCAGAACGTATGAATGCCCTTCTCAAAAAGTAA
- a CDS encoding FbpB family small basic protein produces MRKRKNMSFKELVSENKQSLLSDKEEMERLEKRLDDKAVKTDHKTRY; encoded by the coding sequence TTGAGAAAAAGAAAAAATATGTCGTTTAAAGAATTAGTGTCAGAAAATAAACAGTCTTTGCTCTCTGATAAGGAAGAAATGGAGAGACTTGAAAAAAGACTAGACGACAAGGCCGTAAAGACAGATCACAAAACCCGCTATTAA
- a CDS encoding general stress protein, with the protein MTKPYVREYTDDVKLVEDVKELQSRGVEARDVFILTHDDDRTERVAEKADANTIGLREQGLTEYTGNIFRKKGDELRSKMKEIGLSAQEAEMYEEKMDHGSLFVFVTDSEKAAHWATS; encoded by the coding sequence ATGACAAAACCATATGTTCGCGAATACACGGATGACGTCAAATTAGTTGAAGATGTAAAAGAACTGCAAAGTCGAGGCGTGGAAGCACGGGACGTGTTTATCTTAACTCATGACGATGACCGGACTGAACGTGTCGCTGAAAAAGCAGACGCCAATACGATCGGATTAAGAGAACAAGGTTTAACTGAATATACAGGAAATATCTTCCGTAAAAAAGGTGACGAACTTCGATCAAAAATGAAAGAGATTGGCCTTTCCGCTCAAGAAGCAGAGATGTACGAAGAAAAAATGGATCACGGCTCCCTCTTCGTATTTGTCACAGACAGCGAGAAAGCCGCTCATTGGGCGACGAGCTGA
- a CDS encoding YkvA family protein — protein sequence MRVLNIFRLFSMAKSIFRHKETMVSLVQVVREKQNLKGQPAFLPAMTHKLRLGSDLIMAYVRREYTNVPVKSMIALIAGLLYFAFPLDIIPDFLLPFGLLDDATVLLFVGRTFNNDLKKFEAWKDSQDHSQTAPMKTSHDDLPENDR from the coding sequence ATGAGAGTGTTGAACATTTTTCGCCTATTTTCCATGGCAAAGAGCATTTTTCGACATAAAGAAACGATGGTTTCCCTTGTTCAAGTCGTAAGAGAAAAGCAAAACTTAAAAGGGCAGCCAGCATTCCTGCCTGCGATGACACATAAGCTACGTTTAGGCTCCGATCTCATCATGGCATATGTGCGTCGTGAATATACAAATGTGCCCGTAAAATCAATGATCGCCCTGATCGCAGGGTTACTCTACTTTGCTTTTCCACTTGACATCATTCCAGACTTTCTTTTGCCTTTTGGGTTATTGGATGACGCCACGGTGTTGCTCTTCGTTGGTCGAACTTTCAATAATGATCTAAAAAAATTCGAAGCTTGGAAAGATAGCCAGGACCATTCTCAGACAGCACCAATGAAAACTTCACACGATGATCTTCCTGAAAACGACCGCTAA